Proteins from one Microbacterium proteolyticum genomic window:
- a CDS encoding NAD(P)-dependent oxidoreductase: MTRIAVIGGTGYAGSHIVAEAVRRGHTVVSVARSVPAERVEGATYIEGTVLDVPGLLAGIEGVDVVVSAVAPRGDMLGKLRPAIAQLNSVLPENVRLGVVGGAGGSLVAEGGPRLIDTEGFTDEYKPEAAEAIGVLEDLQGGSSDRDWFYVHPAGGFGVWAPGERTGTYRDGGHVLVVDEKGDSFISGADFAVAVLDEIENPKHSRDNFAVGY; this comes from the coding sequence GTGACCCGCATCGCCGTCATCGGAGGAACCGGCTACGCCGGTAGCCACATCGTCGCCGAGGCCGTCCGCCGCGGCCACACCGTCGTCTCGGTCGCCCGATCGGTGCCGGCCGAGCGCGTGGAGGGAGCGACCTACATCGAGGGCACGGTCCTCGACGTCCCCGGCCTCCTCGCCGGCATCGAAGGGGTCGACGTCGTGGTCTCGGCCGTCGCTCCCCGCGGCGACATGCTGGGCAAGCTCCGCCCGGCCATCGCGCAGCTGAACTCGGTGCTTCCCGAGAACGTGCGCCTCGGCGTCGTCGGCGGCGCCGGGGGATCGCTGGTCGCCGAAGGCGGCCCGCGCCTCATCGACACCGAGGGGTTCACCGACGAGTACAAGCCCGAGGCCGCCGAGGCCATCGGCGTCCTGGAAGACCTTCAGGGCGGCTCCTCGGACCGTGACTGGTTCTACGTGCACCCCGCCGGCGGGTTCGGCGTATGGGCGCCGGGCGAGCGCACGGGCACATACCGTGACGGCGGCCACGTGCTGGTCGTCGACGAGAAGGGCGACTCGTTCATCTCGGGTGCCGACTTCGCCGTCGCCGTGCTCGACGAGATCGAGAACCCGAAGCACTCGCGCGACAACTTCGCCGTCGGGTACTGA
- a CDS encoding DsbA family protein yields the protein MSNDQTPNLPAENARREAVREKAQQVKARQTRARIVRRSLVTIGAVAVVAIGAAGVTYALSSRDGRSQALPDAASDDGFVVTAATGIADPRADQTVDGNASALAAEATPTETPTPTPTPSTTAAPVDIRVYVDYLSTEAREFQLANAEQLSKWVSQDAASLTYYPVAMLTSKSNGTKYSLRAAGAAACVATHASDKFFAFNHELLVNQPAVDSDGYSDEKLADMAQGAGVSDPDTVRACIEDETFTSWAKAATDRAIKGLPDTKGQALTATPTVLVNGTPYVGRMDDPKEFAQFVLTVDSNAYYSTATPTPTPSATPAG from the coding sequence ATGTCCAACGACCAGACGCCGAATCTGCCCGCCGAGAACGCCCGCCGGGAGGCGGTCCGTGAGAAGGCGCAGCAGGTCAAGGCGCGGCAGACGCGGGCGCGGATCGTCCGTCGCTCGCTCGTGACGATCGGCGCTGTCGCGGTGGTCGCGATCGGTGCCGCCGGTGTCACGTACGCGCTGTCGTCGCGGGACGGTCGTTCGCAGGCGCTCCCGGATGCCGCTTCCGACGACGGCTTCGTCGTGACGGCCGCGACCGGCATCGCCGACCCCCGCGCCGACCAGACCGTCGACGGCAATGCCTCCGCGCTGGCCGCCGAGGCCACGCCCACCGAGACCCCCACACCCACCCCGACGCCGTCGACCACGGCCGCCCCCGTCGACATCCGCGTCTACGTCGACTACCTCTCCACCGAGGCCCGGGAGTTCCAGCTCGCCAATGCCGAGCAGCTCTCGAAGTGGGTGTCCCAGGATGCCGCGTCCCTGACGTACTACCCGGTGGCGATGCTCACCTCGAAGTCGAACGGCACGAAGTACAGCCTCCGCGCCGCCGGGGCAGCGGCCTGTGTCGCGACCCACGCGTCCGACAAGTTCTTCGCGTTCAACCACGAACTCCTCGTGAACCAGCCCGCGGTGGACTCCGACGGCTACAGCGACGAGAAGCTCGCCGACATGGCGCAGGGCGCCGGCGTGAGCGACCCCGACACCGTGCGCGCGTGCATCGAGGACGAGACCTTCACCTCGTGGGCGAAGGCCGCCACCGACCGCGCCATCAAGGGCCTGCCCGACACCAAGGGCCAGGCGCTGACCGCGACGCCCACGGTGCTCGTGAACGGCACGCCCTACGTCGGCCGCATGGACGACCCGAAGGAGTTCGCCCAGTTCGTGCTCACGGTCGACAGCAACGCCTACTACTCGACCGCGACTCCCACGCCGACGCCGAGCGCGACTCCCGCGGGCTGA
- a CDS encoding ABC transporter ATP-binding protein: MASVTFDNATRLYPGGTRAAVDKLNLEVADGEFLVLVGPSGCGKSTSLRMLAGLEEVNSGRILIGDRDVTDVPPKDRDIAMVFQNYALYPHMTVAENMGFALKIAGVGKEERAARVLEAAKLLDLEEYLTRKPKALSGGQRQRVAMGRAIVRQPQVFLMDEPLSNLDAKLRVQTRTQIASLQRRLGVTTVYVTHDQTEALTMGDRIAVLKDGLLQQVGTPRDLYEKPKNVFVAGFIGSPAMNLFPVDLAEGGVRFGDLVVPVEADVIGKAHGSEVTIGVRPEDIQVAPADGRGLSVVVDLVEELGADGYLYGHTDINGKRTDIVARVDGRRHPNAGETVVLAPVPGHVHVFDLESGDRLTDKAIASA, encoded by the coding sequence ATGGCGTCCGTCACCTTTGACAACGCAACCCGCCTGTACCCCGGGGGCACTCGTGCCGCGGTCGACAAGCTCAACCTCGAGGTCGCCGACGGCGAGTTCCTGGTTCTGGTCGGTCCCTCCGGCTGCGGCAAGTCCACGTCGCTGCGTATGCTCGCCGGCCTCGAAGAGGTCAACTCCGGCCGCATCCTGATCGGTGACCGCGACGTCACCGACGTGCCGCCGAAGGACCGCGACATCGCGATGGTCTTCCAGAACTACGCGCTCTACCCGCACATGACCGTCGCCGAGAACATGGGCTTCGCCCTCAAGATCGCCGGCGTCGGCAAGGAGGAGCGCGCCGCTCGCGTCCTCGAAGCCGCCAAGCTCCTCGACCTCGAGGAATACCTGACCCGCAAGCCCAAGGCCCTCTCCGGTGGTCAGCGTCAGCGCGTCGCCATGGGCCGCGCGATCGTGCGTCAGCCCCAGGTGTTCCTCATGGACGAGCCGCTGTCGAACCTCGACGCCAAGCTCCGCGTGCAGACGCGCACCCAGATCGCGTCGCTGCAGCGCCGCCTCGGCGTCACCACGGTCTACGTCACCCACGACCAGACCGAGGCCCTCACCATGGGCGACCGCATCGCGGTGCTCAAGGACGGTCTGCTCCAGCAGGTCGGCACCCCGCGCGACCTGTACGAGAAGCCGAAGAACGTCTTCGTCGCCGGCTTCATCGGATCGCCCGCGATGAACCTGTTCCCGGTCGACCTGGCCGAGGGCGGCGTCCGCTTCGGCGACCTGGTCGTTCCCGTAGAGGCCGACGTCATCGGCAAGGCGCACGGCAGCGAGGTCACCATCGGTGTCCGCCCCGAGGACATCCAGGTCGCTCCCGCCGACGGCCGCGGCCTCTCGGTCGTCGTCGACCTCGTCGAGGAGCTCGGCGCCGACGGCTACCTCTACGGCCACACCGACATCAACGGCAAGCGCACCGACATCGTCGCGCGCGTCGACGGCCGCCGTCACCCCAACGCGGGCGAGACGGTCGTGCTGGCGCCGGTCCCCGGTCACGTGCACGTCTTCGACCTCGAGTCGGGCGACCGTCTGACCGACAAGGCCATCGCCTCCGCCTGA
- a CDS encoding DUF4032 domain-containing protein → MAESLSITASAVDPGLLQLPWSTGLADWPSSHIVALPKGISRHLVRFANLSGRVVAIKETTEEMARREYDMLGNLDRLAAPCVDRVAVIAGRTDASGRPLPAALVTAHLKFSLPYRALFTQVLRPHTATRLVDALAVLLVRLHNVGFYWGDVSLSNTLFRRDAGEFAAYLVDAETGELHGNRLTPGQRAHDLDIARTNIAGEIMDLEAGGRLEGGVDAIAIADGLVSSYHSLWGALTDKETFAVDESWRITERVHRLNALGFDIGEMSIKTASDGTQVSIQPKVVDAGHHQRRLLRLTGLDVEENQARRLLNDLDEFRARVSRLGADEEMVAHEWLTRVFEPIVMAIPFDLRAKLEPAEVFHQVLEHRWYMSQARGRSVPLAEVVTSYIDDVLRHRRDEATVMGPPTDTMSLATIADAAAPATGEVPTTDTDVIDWRDLV, encoded by the coding sequence GTGGCCGAATCCCTCAGCATCACCGCCAGCGCGGTCGATCCCGGACTCTTGCAGCTGCCGTGGTCGACCGGCCTCGCCGACTGGCCGAGTTCGCACATCGTGGCCCTCCCCAAAGGCATCTCCCGACACCTTGTGCGGTTCGCGAACCTCTCCGGTCGCGTCGTCGCGATCAAGGAGACGACGGAGGAGATGGCCCGGCGCGAGTACGACATGCTCGGCAACCTCGACCGTCTCGCCGCTCCCTGCGTCGACCGGGTCGCCGTGATCGCGGGGCGCACGGACGCCTCTGGCCGGCCGCTCCCGGCCGCGCTGGTCACCGCGCATCTGAAGTTCTCGCTCCCCTACCGTGCACTGTTCACCCAGGTGCTCCGGCCCCACACGGCCACGCGCCTGGTCGACGCCCTGGCCGTGCTGCTCGTGCGCCTGCACAACGTGGGCTTCTACTGGGGCGACGTGTCGCTGTCGAACACCCTGTTCCGTCGTGACGCGGGCGAGTTCGCCGCCTACCTCGTCGACGCCGAGACGGGCGAACTGCACGGCAACCGTCTCACCCCCGGCCAACGCGCGCACGATCTCGACATCGCCCGCACCAACATCGCGGGCGAGATCATGGACCTCGAGGCCGGCGGAAGACTCGAGGGCGGGGTGGATGCCATCGCCATCGCCGACGGCCTGGTGTCGTCGTACCACTCACTGTGGGGCGCCCTCACCGACAAGGAGACGTTCGCCGTCGACGAGTCGTGGCGCATCACCGAACGCGTGCACCGTCTCAACGCCCTCGGGTTCGACATCGGCGAGATGTCGATCAAGACCGCGAGCGACGGCACGCAGGTCTCGATCCAGCCGAAGGTCGTGGATGCCGGGCACCACCAGCGGCGTCTGCTGCGGCTGACCGGACTCGACGTCGAGGAGAACCAGGCGCGGCGCCTGCTCAACGATCTGGACGAGTTCCGCGCGCGCGTGTCACGGCTCGGCGCCGACGAAGAGATGGTCGCGCACGAGTGGCTGACCCGGGTCTTCGAGCCGATCGTCATGGCGATCCCGTTCGACCTGCGGGCGAAGCTCGAACCCGCCGAGGTCTTCCACCAGGTGCTCGAGCACCGCTGGTACATGTCGCAGGCGCGCGGTCGGTCGGTCCCGCTGGCCGAGGTCGTCACGTCGTACATCGACGACGTGCTGCGTCACCGGCGCGACGAAGCGACCGTCATGGGCCCGCCCACCGACACGATGTCGCTCGCCACGATCGCGGATGCCGCCGCTCCCGCGACGGGCGAGGTGCCGACCACCGACACCGACGTCATCGACTGGCGCGACCTGGTCTGA
- a CDS encoding acyltransferase family protein, producing MVESAGSATRAHDKRASANYRPEIEGVRAVAAILVAVFHIWLGRVSGGVDVFFVIAGFLTTITLLGHITRTGRVSASGYLLRLAARLFPAAAVVLAVVGLLTPVLLVSSQWQQTFTEILASALYVENWWLFKSGNDYLARDNFQSPVQNFWAMSVQGQFYVIWLVFFLVAMLIVRARLAKDSRRALTLLVAVGSAASLAYAVYAVGVNQSEAYYNTFARVWEFGLGSLSALLLSGVVLPGILRAIAGWVGLAGIVLCGFVLNAGATFPGPAALWPTLAAVLVIVSGTGGPARGGVQNLLARRPLVWFGGISYGFYLWHWPILIFVIEVTGHRPDFLTGAGIIASAVLLAWLTHVWVEKPAMSWIRVRPSRARPWAPVAALVLVAALAGGGLVATDRATESDLRATAELASSADECFGAGAVDAQCETETWTESVPRLNANLDRSPLESTKCRTSTTGVEVKRCTFGVEGSDRRVLLIGNSHAAALLPAVVALAEQHGWEVTTYYKANCVFNTAPRRDDPPREVSSCLAWGESLRAELAQMPPFLFAVNSYSARKSVFLDAEGKPSEDAGVAGFREAWAPLIASGTPILAIADNPVVDAVRDLNCTYRPGSAEDCSVDRDTAFAERDLIIAAAQGTAGVYPLDLTDVYCDESRCPLVIGGVKVLRDKGHLTRTFAETLAPLLDDAVSVIPGVEAAG from the coding sequence ATGGTCGAGTCGGCCGGCAGCGCGACGCGCGCGCACGACAAGCGCGCGTCGGCCAACTATCGCCCGGAGATCGAGGGCGTCCGCGCCGTGGCCGCGATCCTGGTGGCGGTGTTCCACATCTGGCTCGGGCGTGTCTCCGGCGGTGTCGATGTGTTCTTCGTGATCGCGGGTTTTCTTACGACGATCACTCTTCTGGGACACATCACCCGGACCGGCCGGGTGAGTGCCTCCGGCTACCTGCTGCGTCTCGCCGCGCGCTTGTTCCCCGCCGCCGCCGTGGTTCTGGCCGTCGTCGGGCTGCTGACGCCGGTCCTTCTGGTGAGCTCGCAATGGCAGCAGACCTTCACCGAGATCCTCGCTTCTGCGCTCTACGTGGAGAACTGGTGGCTGTTCAAGTCGGGGAACGACTACCTCGCACGTGACAACTTCCAGTCACCCGTGCAGAACTTCTGGGCGATGTCGGTTCAGGGACAGTTCTACGTCATCTGGTTGGTGTTCTTCCTGGTGGCCATGCTGATCGTTCGGGCTCGTCTGGCGAAGGACTCTCGCCGCGCACTGACCCTCCTCGTCGCGGTCGGGTCGGCGGCTTCCCTCGCCTACGCGGTGTACGCCGTCGGCGTGAACCAGTCGGAGGCGTACTACAACACCTTCGCGCGGGTGTGGGAGTTCGGACTGGGGAGCTTGAGCGCTCTTCTGCTGTCGGGTGTGGTTCTGCCCGGCATCCTGAGGGCGATTGCGGGATGGGTCGGTCTTGCGGGGATCGTTCTCTGCGGGTTCGTCTTGAACGCGGGAGCGACCTTCCCGGGTCCGGCGGCTCTCTGGCCGACACTGGCGGCGGTTCTGGTGATCGTGTCGGGCACCGGCGGTCCCGCCCGGGGTGGTGTGCAGAATCTTCTCGCTCGACGCCCTCTCGTGTGGTTCGGCGGGATCAGCTACGGCTTCTACCTGTGGCACTGGCCGATCCTCATCTTCGTCATCGAGGTGACCGGACACCGTCCCGACTTCCTCACCGGGGCGGGCATCATCGCATCGGCGGTCCTCCTCGCCTGGCTCACCCATGTGTGGGTCGAGAAGCCGGCCATGAGCTGGATCCGCGTTCGACCTTCACGGGCACGTCCGTGGGCGCCGGTCGCCGCGCTCGTCCTGGTCGCCGCTCTCGCCGGCGGCGGCCTGGTCGCGACTGATCGTGCGACGGAGAGCGACCTGCGAGCAACGGCCGAGCTGGCCTCTTCGGCCGACGAGTGTTTCGGCGCCGGGGCGGTGGATGCCCAGTGCGAGACGGAAACATGGACCGAGAGCGTTCCGCGACTCAACGCGAACCTCGACAGGTCTCCTCTGGAGTCGACGAAGTGCCGCACGTCGACGACCGGCGTCGAGGTCAAGCGGTGCACTTTCGGGGTCGAGGGCTCGGACCGACGGGTCCTGCTCATCGGCAACTCCCACGCGGCCGCGTTGCTGCCCGCCGTGGTGGCGCTCGCCGAGCAGCACGGCTGGGAGGTGACGACGTACTACAAGGCCAACTGCGTTTTCAACACGGCGCCGCGACGGGATGATCCTCCCCGTGAGGTCAGCTCCTGCCTGGCGTGGGGCGAGTCCTTGCGGGCCGAACTCGCACAGATGCCGCCCTTCCTTTTCGCCGTGAACAGCTACTCCGCCCGCAAATCGGTCTTCCTCGACGCGGAGGGGAAGCCCAGCGAGGACGCCGGGGTGGCGGGGTTCCGCGAGGCGTGGGCGCCGCTCATCGCTTCGGGTACGCCGATCCTCGCGATCGCCGATAACCCGGTCGTCGATGCCGTGCGCGACCTCAACTGCACGTATCGTCCGGGCTCGGCCGAGGACTGCTCCGTCGATCGGGACACGGCGTTCGCCGAGCGAGACCTCATCATCGCCGCTGCGCAGGGGACCGCGGGCGTCTACCCGCTCGATCTCACCGACGTGTACTGCGACGAGAGCCGCTGTCCGCTCGTCATCGGAGGAGTGAAGGTTCTGCGCGACAAGGGTCACCTGACGAGAACGTTCGCGGAGACGCTCGCACCGTTGCTCGACGACGCCGTGTCCGTCATCCCCGGGGTGGAAGCGGCGGGTTGA